From Medicago truncatula cultivar Jemalong A17 chromosome 7, MtrunA17r5.0-ANR, whole genome shotgun sequence, a single genomic window includes:
- the LOC25498529 gene encoding L-type lectin-domain containing receptor kinase IV.1 yields MFLKLVFMLFFHVTLVASEDNSFIYNGFQSSHLYLDGFAELTSDGILRLTNDTEQVIGHAFYPNPIVFKNTSSESVSSFSTTFVFAIIPQYPPFTGHGIVFVLSPTKGLPNSLPNQYLGLFNDSNNGNSGNHVFGVELDTSKDFEFGDVDNNHDGININDLKSVVSTTAAYYDDHGQIRTVDLSSGNPIQVWIDYDGVKKKIDVTLAPVYVVKPTGPSLSMTKDLSPILNNSMYVGFSSSTGLLAASHYILGWSFKVNGQAQNLVISQFPYKKKSKISTVGLPLIFLSLVFMITLGVIYYIKRKKFSEILEDWEQEYGPHRFKFKDLYFATKGFREKGLLGVGGFGRVYKGVMPSSKLEVAVKRVSHESRQGMREFVSEIVSIGRLRHRNLVQLYGYCRRKSELLLVYDYMPNGSLDNYLYNQPKVRLSWSQRFRIIKGVASAVVYLHEEWEKVVIHRDIKASNVLLDSEFNARLGDFGLSRLYDHGADPHTTHLVGTVGYLAPEHIRTGKATKFSDVFSFGAFLLEVVCGRRPIGRVGENESLVLVDHVFECLKRGEILEAKDVYLGTNYVSEEVELVLKLGLMCSHSEPLARPSMRQVVQYLERDLPLPDLSLLSLSSYGLTFGHQELVEDKTVPYTSVSIAESVLSGGR; encoded by the coding sequence ATGTTCCTCAAACTtgtgtttatgttgttttttcatGTTACATTAGTAGCAAGTGAAGATAACAGTTTCATCTATAATGGATTCCAATCATCACATTTATATCTTGATGGTTTTGCTGAGTTAACCTCAGATGGCATACTAAGACTCACCAATGATACAGAACAAGTAATAGGTCATGCTTTCTATCCAAATCCAATAGTTTTCAAAAACACTTCCAGTGAAAGTGTGTCTTCTTTCTCAACTACTTTTGTATTTGCCATAATACCTCAATATCCACCTTTTACTGGCCATGgaattgtttttgttctttctcCAACAAAAGGGCTACCAAATTCACTACCAAATCAATACCTTGGTCTCTTTAATGATTCCAACAATGGAAACAGTGGCAACCATGTTTTTGGTGTTGAACTTGACACTTCTAAAGATTTTGAGTTTGGTGATGTTGACAATAACCACGATGGTATTAATATCAATGATCTGAAATCAGTTGTCTCAACTACTGCAGCCTATTACGATGATCATGGTCAAATCAGAACAGTAGACCTTTCCAGTGGAAATCCTATACAGGTATGGATTGATTATGATGGAGTGAAGAAAAAGATTGATGTTACTTTAGCTCCAGTTTATGTTGTTAAACCAACAGGACCTTCGTTATCAATGACCAAAGATCTTTCTCCAATTCTTAACAATAGTATGTATGTTGGATTCTCATCTTCAACAGGGTTACTTGCAGCTTCTCATTATATTCTTGGTTGGAGTTTTAAGGTTAATGGTCAAGCTCAAAACCTTGTAATCTCTCAatttccttataaaaaaaagtcaaaaatttcAACTGTTGGGTTGCCTTTAATTTTCCTAAGTTTGGTATTCATGATAACTTTAGGGGTTATTTATTATATCAAACGGAAGAAGTTTTCTGAGATTCTTGAAGATTGGGAACAAGAATATGGCCCACATAGATTTAAGTTCAAAGATCTATACTTTGCCACAAAGGGTTTCAGGGAAAAGGGGCTATTGGGAGTTGGTGGATTTGGTAGAGTATACAAAGGTGTGATGCCAAGTTCCAAACTTGAGGTTGCTGTGAAAAGGGTGTCTCATGAATCAAGACAAGGGATGAGGGAATTCGTGTCGGAAATTGTTAGTATCGGTCGTCTTCGGCACAGGAATCTTGTTCAACTTTATGGCTATTGCAGGCGAAAAAGCGAGTTACTTTTGGTTTATGATTACATGCCGAATGGAAGTTTAGACAACTATCTATACAACCAACCAAAAGTGAGGTTGAGTTGGAGTCAAAGATTTAGAATCATCAAAGGTGTTGCTTCAGCTGTGGTTTATCTTCACGAAGAATGGGAGAAAGTTGTTATCCATAGAGACATAAAAGCTAGTAATGTGTTGTTAGATTCTGAATTTAATGCTAGATTGGGAGATTTTGGTCTTTCAAGGTTGTATGATCATGGTGCTGATCCTCACACAACTCATTTGGTAGGAACTGTAGGGTATCTTGCTCCTGAGCATATTAGAACAGGTAAGGCTACTAAATTTTCTGATGTGTTTTCTTTTGGTGCATTTCTTCTTGAGGTTGTTTGTGGTAGGAGGCCTATAGGTCGTGTAGGAGAGAATGAGAGTCTAGTTCTAGTTGATCATGTGTTTGAATGTTTGAAAAGAGGTGAAATTCTTGAGGCTAAAGATGTATATTTAGGAACAAATTATGTGTCTGAAGAGGTGGAATTGGTGTTGAAACTTGGCTTGATGTGTTCACATTCAGAGCCTTTGGCTAGACCAAGTATGAGACAAGTTGTGCAGTATTTGGAGAGGGATTTACCTTTACCAGATTTGTCATTGCTTAGTTTATCTTCCTATGGATTAACTTTTGGGCACCAAGAACTTGTTGAGGACAAGACAGTGCCATATACTTCTGTGTCTATTGCTGAATCTGTTCTCTCTGGTGGTCGTTGA
- the LOC25498527 gene encoding uncharacterized protein, whose amino-acid sequence MFRIASKLSSRVSPKALVSLSSKPSPISFRSFNTVLALDKSLAVDDVVRMSEYALRQARSEKSVGSYGMGYLVLKHCLTTELTEGNDPKHENSKGIALLTMSTLFSERGDYDDAIEQLNGVQELSNSYLGIRVAAYEAQAGLHLELEQDDMASAVADKCIELVENEKTEDFEALNVRARAIKGLVELVKGDIKSAEPFFDKALRTKLCDGTAALSYAEFQQTRQNYSMAKEIYQNVLEGATELKERGNVYLGGGNMSMEGLMMQAMCGLGQLESHLGNFRNAEEHLTKAVTKADQIYGEKHPKLGVVLTNMALMYRRKAIEQKSSSLVVQEGLYRKVSEILKFPPPETESEGAAAAKQTVKRNDIVALASGGYAELLSVQENRQSEGEKMKKLSDSLWKNNRMSLDDFLGNTEASICPVVDARISRLL is encoded by the exons ATGTTTCGCATAGCTTCAAAACTCTCCTCAAGAGTCTCTCCAAAAGCTCTTGTTTCTCTCTCATCAAAACCCTCCCCCATTTCATTCAGATCATTCAACACTGTTTTGGCCTTAGATAAAAGCTTAgctgttgatgatgttgttcgGATGAGTGAATATGCTTTGAGACAAGCTAGGTCTGAAAAATCAG TTGGATCGTATGGAATGGGTTATTTGGTGTTGAAGCATTGTCTTACAACTGAGTTAACCGAAGGAAATGATCCAAAACATGAAAATTCCAAAGGAATTGCTTTGCTTACTATGTCTACATTGTTTAGTGAAAG agGAGATTATGATGATGCAATTGAGCAGCTCAATGGTGTTCAAGAATTGAGTAATTCTTACTTGGGAATCAGAG TTGCTGCATATGAAGCTCAGGCAGGACTTCATTTAGAGTTGGAACAG GATGATATGGCATCTGCGGTGGCTGATAAATGCATTGAGCTTGTGGAGAACGAGAAAACAGAAGATTTTGAAGCTCTAAATGTTCGTGCTAGAGCGATTAAAGGGCTGGTTGAACTTGTCAAGGGAGATATTAAGTCAG CTGAACCTTTCTTTGACAAAGCTCTCCGCACCAAGCTATGCGATG GCACTGCTGCTCTTTCGTATGCGGAGTTCCAACAAACTAGGCAGAACTACTCAATGGCAAAAGAGATTTACCAGAATGTTTTAGAAGGAGCCACTGAACTTAAAGAGAGGGGCAATGTATACTTAGGAGGTGGTAACATGAGCATGGAGGGTTTAATGATGCAAGCCATGTGTGGTTTAGGACAGCTTGAATCACATTTGGG GAACTTCCGTAATGCAGAGGAGCATTTGACAAAGGCAGTGACTAAGGCAGATCAGATCTATG GCGAAAAACATCCCAAGCTGGGTGTTGTCTTAACAAATATGGCTCTTATGTATAGGCGTAAAGCGATTGAGCAGAAGTCAAGTTCGCTTGTGGTTCAAGAG GGTCTGTACAGAAAAGTTTCAGAGATTTTGAAGTTTCCACCACCTGAAACTGAATCTGAAG GTGCTGCTGCTGCTAAACAGACggtaaagagaaatgatatagtGGCTCTTGCAAGCG GTGGTTATGCAGAGCTACTCAGTGTCCAAGAAAATCGACAGAGTGAAggagaaaagatgaagaaattatCCGACTCTTTATGGAAAAACAACAGGATGtctcttgatgattttctaGGAAATACAGAAGCAAGTATATGTCCGGTTGTTGATGCTCGTATTTCCAGGCTTCTGTGA